A DNA window from Acinetobacter sp. 10FS3-1 contains the following coding sequences:
- the nuoI gene encoding NADH-quinone oxidoreductase subunit NuoI — protein sequence MFKFLAGFGSIVRSLWMVFSHATRKRDTILYPEVPAEEIVPPRFRGRIVLTRDPDGEERCVACNLCAVACPVGCISLQKAEKEDGRWYPEFFRINFSRCIFCGMCEEACPTTAIQMTPDFELSEYVRQDLVYEKEHLLISGPGKYPDYNFYRVTGMAVAGKGKGEAQRESAPVDVRSLLP from the coding sequence ATGTTTAAATTTCTAGCTGGATTCGGGTCAATCGTACGTTCGTTGTGGATGGTGTTCAGCCACGCAACACGTAAACGTGACACCATTCTTTACCCAGAAGTCCCAGCCGAAGAAATCGTGCCGCCACGTTTCCGTGGTCGTATTGTATTGACGCGTGACCCGGATGGCGAAGAGCGTTGTGTGGCATGTAACCTGTGTGCGGTTGCGTGTCCAGTAGGCTGTATCTCACTACAAAAAGCAGAAAAAGAAGATGGTCGCTGGTATCCGGAGTTTTTCCGTATCAACTTCTCTCGCTGTATTTTCTGCGGTATGTGTGAAGAAGCCTGTCCAACGACTGCCATTCAAATGACACCGGACTTCGAGCTGAGTGAGTATGTTCGTCAAGACCTGGTCTATGAAAAAGAACACTTGCTGATTTCTGGCCCTGGTAAATACCCTGACTATAACTTCTACCGCGTGACCGGTATGGCAGTTGCAGGCAAAGGCAAGGGTGAAGCACAGCGTGAAAGTGCACCTGTTGATGTACGGAGTCTATTACCATGA
- the nuoH gene encoding NADH-quinone oxidoreductase subunit NuoH: MEQELIRQTPLWAENWPIAYSVLQAIVILLVVVLVAALMSFIERRLLGLWQDRYGPNRVGPGGMFQIVADMLKIMFKEDWTPKFADKLTFRMAPGVAMATAVLSFMVIPVSPYLGVADMSIGLLFFMAMAGIAVYAVLFGGWSSNNKYALLGGLRSAAQTISYEVFLGISLMGVVAIAGSFNMREIVEAQKDVWFVIPQFLGFLIFVVAGVAVTHRHPFDQPEAEQELAEGYHVEYGGMKWGMFFVAEYVNVVLISALIVTLFFGGWLAPFGLDFLPPAFWFIIKTAFFVMMFVLARGSLMRPRYDQVMNFGWKICLPLALVNLLVTGAVILLNQA; encoded by the coding sequence ATGGAACAAGAATTAATCCGTCAAACGCCGCTGTGGGCTGAAAACTGGCCAATCGCCTATTCAGTACTTCAAGCGATCGTAATCTTACTTGTTGTGGTATTGGTTGCAGCGTTGATGTCTTTCATTGAGCGTCGTTTACTCGGCTTGTGGCAAGACCGTTACGGTCCGAACCGTGTAGGTCCGGGCGGTATGTTCCAGATTGTTGCCGACATGCTGAAAATCATGTTCAAGGAAGACTGGACACCAAAATTTGCTGATAAATTGACATTCCGTATGGCACCAGGCGTTGCGATGGCAACAGCGGTGCTGTCATTCATGGTCATTCCTGTTTCACCGTATTTGGGTGTGGCAGATATGAGCATCGGTCTGCTGTTCTTTATGGCGATGGCAGGGATTGCAGTCTACGCAGTGCTGTTTGGTGGCTGGTCATCTAACAACAAATATGCACTGCTAGGTGGTCTGCGTTCAGCAGCACAAACGATTTCTTATGAAGTGTTCCTCGGCATCTCGCTGATGGGTGTAGTGGCAATTGCCGGCTCATTCAACATGCGTGAAATCGTAGAAGCACAAAAAGACGTCTGGTTTGTTATTCCTCAGTTCCTGGGCTTCCTGATCTTTGTGGTCGCAGGGGTAGCGGTAACTCACCGTCATCCATTTGACCAGCCGGAAGCAGAACAGGAACTGGCCGAAGGTTATCACGTAGAATACGGCGGGATGAAATGGGGCATGTTCTTCGTTGCGGAATACGTTAACGTGGTATTGATCTCAGCATTAATCGTAACCTTATTCTTTGGTGGCTGGTTAGCGCCGTTCGGTCTGGATTTCTTGCCACCGGCATTCTGGTTCATTATCAAGACTGCTTTCTTTGTCATGATGTTCGTATTGGCACGTGGCTCTTTGATGCGTCCACGTTATGACCAAGTGATGAACTTTGGTTGGAAAATTTGCTTGCCATTGGCGTTGGTTAACCTTTTGGTGACTGGTGCTGTGATTCTGTTGAATCAGGCCTAA